One segment of Niveibacterium microcysteis DNA contains the following:
- a CDS encoding aldehyde dehydrogenase — protein MTTQQNSWTEMAGRMKFDGRALINGERVAAVSGQTFECNSPVDGRYLAAVARGDAADIDAAVVAARAAFEDRRWAGLSPRSRKQIMVRFADLILAHKDELALTETLDMGKPIRNARATDVNACANTIRWYGEAIDKIYDEIAPTSDSALALITREPVGVVGAIVPWNYPMLMASWKIAPALAVGNSVVLKPSEKSPLTALRLAELALEAGIPPGVFNVVPGFGHEAGNALSLHMDVDCIAFTGSTRVGKLIIVNAGQSNLKRAWTELGGKSPNIVCADCPDLDRAVASSIGSIFYNQGESCNAPSRLFVERSIKDAFIERALALIPKYAPADPLADETVMGALVDRTQLDTVLRYIDSGRKEGAKLLAGGEQARAETGGYYVAPTLFDGVRNDMTIAREEIFGPVLSVLAFDTVEEAIQQANQTIYGLQAGVWTRDINKAHRIARALRAGTVHVNQYDEDDITVPFGGYKQSGNGRDKSLHAMDKYTELKTTWIGLE, from the coding sequence CGCCGGTCGATGGGCGCTATCTCGCCGCTGTTGCGCGGGGTGATGCGGCGGATATTGATGCCGCGGTGGTGGCGGCGCGCGCGGCGTTCGAGGACCGTCGCTGGGCCGGGCTGTCGCCGCGTTCGCGCAAGCAGATCATGGTTCGCTTTGCGGACCTGATCCTCGCGCACAAGGACGAACTCGCGCTGACCGAAACGCTCGACATGGGCAAGCCGATACGCAACGCCCGCGCGACCGACGTCAACGCCTGCGCAAATACGATCCGTTGGTACGGCGAGGCGATCGACAAGATCTACGACGAGATCGCGCCGACCAGTGACAGTGCGCTCGCACTGATCACCCGTGAGCCCGTCGGGGTCGTCGGTGCCATCGTGCCGTGGAACTACCCGATGCTGATGGCCTCGTGGAAGATCGCGCCGGCGCTGGCGGTGGGCAACAGCGTGGTGCTGAAGCCTTCCGAAAAGTCGCCGCTCACCGCACTGCGCCTCGCGGAGCTCGCACTGGAGGCGGGGATCCCGCCCGGCGTGTTCAACGTCGTGCCAGGCTTCGGTCACGAGGCCGGCAATGCGTTGTCGCTGCACATGGATGTCGACTGCATCGCCTTCACCGGCTCCACCCGCGTCGGCAAGCTCATCATCGTCAATGCGGGCCAGAGCAACCTCAAGCGCGCTTGGACCGAACTGGGCGGCAAGTCGCCGAACATCGTCTGCGCTGACTGCCCGGATCTGGACCGCGCGGTGGCGTCTTCGATCGGCTCGATCTTCTACAACCAGGGCGAGAGCTGCAACGCGCCGTCGCGCCTCTTCGTCGAGCGTTCGATCAAGGATGCCTTCATCGAACGCGCGCTGGCACTGATTCCCAAATACGCGCCGGCCGACCCGCTGGCTGACGAAACGGTAATGGGCGCCCTGGTCGACCGCACCCAGCTCGATACCGTGCTGCGCTACATCGACTCTGGCCGCAAGGAAGGCGCCAAGCTGCTTGCTGGCGGTGAGCAGGCGCGCGCCGAAACCGGTGGCTACTACGTCGCGCCGACGCTGTTCGATGGCGTGCGCAACGACATGACGATCGCGCGCGAAGAGATCTTCGGCCCGGTGCTCTCGGTGCTTGCCTTCGACACGGTCGAAGAGGCGATCCAGCAGGCGAACCAGACCATCTATGGCCTGCAGGCCGGCGTGTGGACCCGCGACATCAACAAGGCGCATCGCATTGCCCGCGCGCTGCGTGCCGGCACCGTGCATGTGAACCAGTACGACGAAGACGACATCACCGTGCCCTTCGGCGGCTACAAGCAGTCCGGCAACGGGCGCGACAAATCGCTGCACGCGATGGACAAGTACACCGAACTCAAGACGACCTGGATTGGTCTTGAATGA